From Cellulosimicrobium sp. ES-005, one genomic window encodes:
- a CDS encoding DoxX family membrane protein: MSTTAPTTAGRPRAVRPSASSTTPAARRRASVLPARLAGRVDAAVAATARFLTRWSVPALRVALGLVFLGFGVLKFFPGASPAESIAARTVETLTFGLVGGTAAVIFTAVLETFIGLTLLTGRLLRAGLVALAVAMAGILSPIALFAGELFGHGMTLLGQYVLKDLVLVAGAAVVAAVALGARLKLDA, from the coding sequence ATGTCCACCACCGCCCCGACGACCGCCGGTCGCCCCCGCGCCGTCCGCCCGTCCGCGTCGTCCACCACGCCCGCCGCCCGGCGCCGCGCGTCCGTCCTGCCGGCGCGCCTGGCCGGCCGCGTCGACGCTGCCGTCGCCGCCACCGCGCGCTTCCTCACGCGCTGGTCCGTGCCCGCGCTGCGCGTCGCCCTCGGCCTCGTGTTCCTCGGGTTCGGCGTCCTGAAGTTCTTCCCCGGCGCGAGCCCGGCGGAGTCGATCGCGGCGCGGACCGTCGAGACGCTCACGTTCGGCCTCGTCGGCGGGACGGCGGCCGTGATCTTCACCGCGGTCCTCGAGACCTTCATCGGCCTGACCCTCCTCACGGGCCGCCTCCTGCGGGCCGGGCTGGTCGCTCTCGCCGTCGCGATGGCCGGCATCCTGTCGCCGATCGCCCTGTTCGCCGGCGAGCTGTTCGGCCACGGCATGACCCTCCTGGGCCAGTACGTGCTCAAGGACCTCGTGCTCGTCGCCGGCGCTGCCGTCGTGGCAGCGGTCGCCCTCGGTGCCCGGCTGAAGCTCGACGCATGA
- a CDS encoding acyl-CoA thioester hydrolase/BAAT C-terminal domain-containing protein codes for MLAALVPATLAACTGGATPQEPAPTTLAPDAAAPPAQGPTPTSEVTVHETGPEGFPGAYAVPEGLSADDPRPAVLAFGGSEGGSQGGRAFAEAIAGLGYPALGIGYFKGVDQPAALEEVPVETFLDALAWLREQPGVDGDAVLAFGASRGGEMALWLAANRPDLVQGAIAPVGADAVMCGYPDASVSAWTLGGEALPCSADWTAASDADPAARIPVDSITGPVILACGTEDDVWYSCGYLRRAERALDSRGQGTTVAIVGEGAGHDVSPPPWMEYSTGDAARDAAGLDARRQLWSAVDEVLASLDS; via the coding sequence GTGCTGGCGGCCCTCGTGCCGGCGACGCTCGCCGCGTGCACCGGGGGCGCGACGCCGCAGGAGCCGGCGCCGACCACGCTCGCGCCCGACGCCGCGGCGCCCCCGGCCCAGGGTCCGACGCCGACGTCCGAGGTCACCGTGCACGAGACCGGGCCCGAGGGCTTCCCCGGGGCCTACGCCGTCCCGGAGGGGCTCTCCGCCGATGACCCGCGGCCCGCCGTCCTCGCGTTCGGCGGGTCGGAGGGTGGGTCGCAGGGCGGGCGGGCGTTCGCGGAGGCGATCGCCGGACTGGGGTACCCGGCCCTCGGGATCGGCTACTTCAAGGGCGTCGACCAGCCGGCCGCGCTCGAGGAGGTGCCGGTGGAGACGTTCCTCGACGCGCTCGCGTGGCTCCGGGAGCAGCCGGGCGTGGACGGCGACGCCGTGCTCGCGTTCGGTGCGTCGCGCGGTGGGGAGATGGCGCTGTGGCTCGCGGCGAACCGGCCGGACCTCGTGCAGGGCGCGATCGCCCCGGTCGGCGCCGACGCGGTCATGTGCGGATATCCGGACGCGTCTGTCTCCGCATGGACGCTCGGCGGTGAGGCGCTCCCGTGCTCGGCGGACTGGACCGCAGCGAGCGACGCCGACCCCGCGGCGCGGATCCCCGTCGACTCGATCACCGGGCCCGTGATCCTCGCGTGCGGGACCGAGGACGACGTCTGGTACTCGTGCGGGTACCTCCGTCGTGCTGAACGAGCTCTGGACAGTCGCGGGCAGGGCACCACCGTCGCGATCGTGGGCGAGGGCGCGGGCCACGACGTCTCCCCGCCGCCGTGGATGGAGTACTCCACCGGTGACGCCGCGCGGGACGCCGCCGGACTCGACGCGCGACGACAGCTCTGGTCCGCCGTCGACGAGGTGCTCGCGTCCCTCGACTCCTGA
- the narJ gene encoding nitrate reductase molybdenum cofactor assembly chaperone, with protein MRTRSLLPTPALRPGARPRGPQPDHLSPVAASDTQRRTAHMAASVLLAYPDADVLDAAVAVRASTPGLPAPVRERLDAFCDVLPSPTDATRLRELQARYVATFDLKRKCSMYLSYYAAGDTRRRGTALVAFVEAYRAAGWEVTGSELPDYLPTVLEFSARTEGDDATIAAGLLASHRDGIEVLRTALESMASPWTGLVEAVCLTLPPLDARTRERYVELVTAGPPAELVGMEPFALEPYGSGSGRTGGAVR; from the coding sequence ATGAGGACGCGCTCCCTGCTCCCGACCCCGGCGCTGCGTCCCGGGGCACGACCTCGCGGGCCGCAGCCCGACCACCTGTCGCCGGTCGCGGCGTCGGACACCCAGCGCCGCACGGCGCACATGGCCGCGTCCGTGCTGCTCGCCTACCCCGACGCGGACGTGCTCGACGCGGCCGTCGCCGTCCGGGCCTCGACGCCAGGGCTGCCCGCGCCGGTCCGCGAGCGCCTCGACGCGTTCTGCGACGTGCTGCCGTCGCCCACCGACGCGACGCGCCTGCGCGAGCTCCAGGCCCGCTACGTCGCGACGTTCGACCTCAAGCGCAAGTGCTCGATGTACCTGTCGTACTACGCCGCGGGCGACACCCGGCGGCGCGGGACGGCCCTCGTCGCGTTCGTCGAGGCGTACCGGGCCGCGGGCTGGGAGGTCACGGGCTCGGAGCTGCCCGACTACCTGCCGACCGTGCTCGAGTTCTCGGCCCGCACCGAGGGCGACGACGCCACGATCGCCGCGGGGCTGCTCGCCTCGCACCGCGACGGGATCGAGGTGCTGCGGACCGCGCTCGAGAGCATGGCGAGCCCGTGGACCGGGCTGGTCGAGGCGGTGTGCCTCACCCTGCCGCCGCTCGACGCGCGCACGCGGGAGCGGTACGTCGAGCTCGTGACGGCGGGGCCGCCCGCCGAGCTCGTGGGGATGGAGCCGTTCGCGCTGGAGCCGTACGGCAGCGGGTCCGGCCGAACCGGAGGAGCGGTGCGATGA
- a CDS encoding nitrate reductase subunit alpha, producing MTTTSDGPVEDALLRLGKHLRRGRVSDDLRQVFLTGGRQGDVFYRDRWSHDKVVRSTHGVNCTGSCSWKVYVKDGIITWETQQTDYPSVGPDSPEYEPRGCPRGAAFSWYTYSPTRVRYPYVRGTLLDLYRRAKDEVGGDPVLAWEKVTSDPESARAYKSARGKGGLVRATWDETAEIVAAAHVHTIKTYGPDRVAGFSPIPAMSMVSHGVGSRFVQLLGGSMLSFYDWYADLPVASPQVFGDQTDVPESADWWNSTYCIMWGSNVPVTRTPDAHFMAEARYRGQKVVVVSPDYADNTKFADEWLAPHPGTDGALAQAMGHVILTEHYAQRRTPQFAEYAARFTDLPHLVVLDEHGDAPGPGRATYVPGKFLTAADLPDGVGRPGDDDAASSNARFKTVVLDADGTPRVPNGSLGHRYGEADAGRWNLDLGDIDPLLSVADPHGVFWGAPQAAPTRDTVPGRPTSTDQGSTSADQGSTSPDQGSTSADQGSPSAELTYETVAVALPRFDLDPTPGDEAAAHLGGAGVVVRGVPARRVGGRLVTTVLDLLLAQYGVNRPELGLPGEWPTGYDDDATPATPAWQERFTGVPAAAAERIGREFAQNALDSGGRSMIIMGAGTNHWFHSDTIYRAMLALTTLTGCQGVNGGGWAHYVGQEKCRPVTGWAQYAGGLDWSRPPRQMIGTAFWYLATDQWRYDGLPADALASPLAQGQFSGRTTADTLVESAQRGWMPSFPTFDRNPLDLVDEARAAGKEPAQHVVDELKAGNLRFACEDPDDPANFPRVVTVWRANILGSSGKGNEYFLKHLLGTDAAVNAAESSPERRPRSMTWRDEAPQGKLDLLVTLDFRMTSTTLFSDVVLPAATWYEKHDLSSTDMHPFVHSFNPAISPPWQTRTDFDIFHTLAGKVSELAVTHLGVREDLVAAPLAHDTPDEMAVPHGALTDSGLPVTERELVPGVTMPKLVVVERDYPAFAARMASLGPLTEKAGMVTKGVHFSPAPEVADLGRRNGLVQDGPAAGRPRLDRDTHACEMILALSGTTNGRLAVQGFEHVEQRTGTRLADLALDEQGKRVTFPDVQSRPTPVITSPEWSGSEHGGRRYSAFVVNVERLKPWHTLTGRQHLYLDHDWMIELGEHMPIFRPPLDMHRLFGDSPVVGDTSPSGYPASGGHAEVAVRYLTPHNKWSIHSEYQDNLFMLSLSRGGPNVWMSPADAAKIGVADNEWIEAYNRNGVVVARAVVSHRMPEGTVYMHHATDRTIDVPLAETSGLRGGIHNSLTRILLKPTHLAGGYAQLSYAFNYLGPTGNQRDEMTVIRRRSQEVRYS from the coding sequence ATGACGACGACGTCGGACGGTCCCGTCGAGGACGCGCTGCTGCGGCTCGGCAAGCACCTGCGGCGCGGGCGGGTGTCCGACGACCTGCGGCAGGTGTTCCTGACCGGCGGGCGCCAGGGCGACGTGTTCTACCGCGACCGCTGGTCCCACGACAAGGTCGTGCGCTCCACCCACGGCGTGAACTGCACCGGGTCCTGCTCCTGGAAGGTCTACGTCAAGGACGGCATCATCACCTGGGAGACCCAGCAGACCGACTACCCCTCCGTCGGCCCCGACTCCCCCGAGTACGAACCCCGCGGCTGCCCCCGCGGCGCCGCGTTCTCCTGGTACACCTACTCCCCCACCCGCGTGCGCTACCCCTACGTCCGCGGCACCCTGCTCGACCTGTACCGGCGGGCGAAGGACGAGGTGGGCGGCGACCCCGTGCTCGCGTGGGAGAAGGTCACGTCCGACCCGGAGTCGGCCCGCGCCTACAAGTCGGCGCGCGGCAAGGGCGGGCTCGTGCGCGCCACCTGGGACGAGACCGCCGAGATCGTCGCCGCCGCCCACGTCCACACCATCAAGACCTACGGACCCGACCGCGTCGCCGGGTTCTCCCCCATCCCCGCGATGTCGATGGTGTCGCACGGGGTGGGTTCGCGGTTCGTGCAGCTCCTGGGCGGGAGCATGCTGTCGTTCTACGACTGGTACGCCGACCTCCCGGTCGCCTCCCCCCAGGTGTTCGGCGACCAGACCGACGTCCCCGAGTCCGCCGACTGGTGGAACTCCACCTACTGCATCATGTGGGGCTCCAACGTCCCGGTCACGCGCACCCCCGACGCCCACTTCATGGCCGAGGCCCGCTACCGCGGGCAGAAGGTCGTCGTCGTCTCCCCCGACTACGCCGACAACACCAAGTTCGCCGACGAGTGGCTCGCACCCCATCCCGGCACCGACGGCGCCCTCGCCCAGGCCATGGGCCACGTCATCCTCACCGAGCACTACGCGCAGCGCCGCACCCCGCAGTTCGCCGAGTACGCGGCGCGCTTCACCGACCTCCCGCACCTCGTCGTCCTCGACGAGCACGGCGACGCGCCGGGGCCCGGCCGCGCCACGTACGTCCCGGGGAAGTTCCTCACCGCGGCGGACCTGCCCGACGGCGTCGGGCGCCCCGGCGACGACGACGCCGCCTCCTCGAACGCGCGCTTCAAGACCGTCGTGCTCGACGCCGACGGCACGCCGCGCGTCCCGAACGGGAGCCTCGGCCACCGCTACGGCGAGGCCGACGCGGGCCGCTGGAACCTCGACCTCGGCGACATCGACCCGCTGCTCTCGGTCGCCGACCCGCACGGGGTCTTCTGGGGTGCCCCGCAGGCCGCCCCCACTCGCGACACCGTCCCCGGGCGACCGACGTCGACCGACCAGGGCTCTACCTCGGCCGACCAGGGCTCTACCTCGCCCGACCAGGGCTCTACCTCGGCCGACCAGGGCTCTCCCTCGGCGGAGCTCACCTACGAGACGGTCGCCGTCGCGCTGCCGCGGTTCGACCTCGACCCGACGCCGGGCGACGAGGCCGCCGCTCACCTGGGCGGCGCGGGCGTCGTCGTGCGCGGGGTCCCGGCCCGCCGCGTCGGCGGGCGGCTCGTCACGACGGTGCTGGACCTGCTGCTCGCGCAGTACGGCGTGAACCGCCCGGAGCTGGGGCTGCCCGGCGAATGGCCCACGGGCTACGACGACGACGCGACGCCCGCGACGCCCGCGTGGCAGGAGCGGTTCACCGGGGTCCCGGCCGCGGCGGCCGAGCGCATCGGGCGGGAGTTCGCGCAGAACGCGCTGGACTCGGGCGGTCGCTCGATGATCATCATGGGTGCGGGCACCAACCACTGGTTCCACTCCGACACGATCTACCGCGCGATGCTCGCGCTCACGACGCTCACCGGCTGCCAGGGCGTGAACGGCGGCGGGTGGGCGCACTACGTGGGGCAGGAGAAGTGCCGGCCGGTCACGGGCTGGGCGCAGTACGCGGGCGGCCTGGACTGGTCGCGCCCGCCGCGGCAGATGATCGGCACCGCGTTCTGGTACCTCGCGACGGACCAGTGGCGCTACGACGGCCTGCCCGCGGACGCGCTCGCGTCGCCGCTCGCGCAGGGACAGTTCTCCGGGCGCACGACGGCGGACACGCTCGTCGAGTCCGCGCAGCGCGGCTGGATGCCGAGCTTCCCGACGTTCGACCGCAACCCGCTCGACCTGGTGGACGAGGCCCGTGCGGCGGGCAAGGAACCCGCGCAGCACGTGGTCGACGAGCTCAAGGCCGGGAACCTGCGCTTCGCGTGCGAGGACCCGGACGACCCCGCGAACTTCCCCCGCGTCGTGACGGTGTGGCGCGCGAACATCCTCGGGTCGTCGGGCAAGGGCAACGAGTACTTCCTCAAGCACCTGCTCGGCACGGACGCCGCGGTCAACGCGGCCGAGTCGAGCCCCGAGCGCCGCCCGCGGTCGATGACCTGGCGGGACGAGGCGCCGCAGGGCAAGCTCGACCTGCTCGTCACGCTCGACTTCCGCATGACGTCGACGACGCTGTTCTCCGACGTCGTGCTGCCCGCGGCCACCTGGTACGAGAAGCACGACCTGTCCTCGACGGACATGCACCCGTTCGTGCACTCGTTCAACCCGGCGATCAGCCCGCCGTGGCAGACGCGGACCGACTTCGACATCTTCCACACGCTGGCGGGGAAGGTGTCCGAGCTCGCGGTGACGCACCTCGGGGTCCGGGAGGACCTCGTCGCGGCGCCGCTCGCGCACGACACCCCGGACGAGATGGCGGTCCCGCACGGCGCGCTCACCGACTCGGGCCTGCCCGTGACGGAGCGCGAGCTCGTGCCGGGCGTGACGATGCCGAAGCTCGTGGTCGTCGAGCGGGACTACCCGGCGTTCGCCGCGCGCATGGCGTCGCTCGGCCCGCTCACGGAGAAGGCGGGCATGGTGACCAAGGGCGTGCACTTCTCGCCCGCGCCCGAGGTCGCCGACCTCGGACGTCGCAACGGCCTCGTCCAGGACGGTCCTGCGGCCGGGCGCCCGCGCCTGGACCGCGACACGCACGCGTGCGAGATGATCCTCGCGCTGTCGGGGACGACGAACGGCCGGCTCGCGGTGCAGGGGTTCGAGCACGTGGAGCAGCGCACGGGTACCCGGCTCGCGGACCTCGCCCTGGACGAGCAGGGCAAGCGCGTGACGTTCCCGGACGTGCAGTCGCGCCCGACGCCGGTCATCACCTCTCCCGAGTGGTCCGGGTCGGAGCACGGGGGCCGCCGGTACTCGGCGTTCGTCGTCAACGTGGAGCGGCTCAAGCCGTGGCACACGCTCACGGGTCGCCAGCACCTCTACCTCGACCACGACTGGATGATCGAGCTCGGCGAGCACATGCCGATCTTCCGGCCGCCGCTCGACATGCACCGCCTGTTCGGCGACTCGCCGGTCGTGGGCGACACGTCGCCGTCGGGCTACCCCGCCTCCGGCGGTCACGCCGAGGTCGCGGTGCGGTACCTGACGCCGCACAACAAGTGGTCGATCCACTCGGAGTACCAGGACAACCTCTTCATGCTGTCCCTGTCCCGCGGTGGCCCGAACGTCTGGATGTCGCCCGCCGACGCCGCCAAGATCGGGGTCGCGGACAACGAGTGGATCGAGGCGTACAACCGCAACGGCGTGGTCGTGGCGAGGGCGGTGGTCAGCCACCGGATGCCTGAGGGCACGGTGTACATGCACCACGCGACCGACCGCACGATCGACGTCCCGCTCGCCGAGACGTCCGGGCTGCGCGGCGGCATCCACAACTCGCTCACGCGCATCCTCCTCAAGCCGACGCACCTCGCGGGCGGGTACGCCCAGCTCTCCTACGCGTTCAACTACCTCGGGCCCACGGGGAACCAGCGCGACGAGATGACCGTCATCCGCCGACGCAGCCAGGAGGTGCGGTACTCGTGA
- the narH gene encoding nitrate reductase subunit beta has translation MRVMAQMSMVMNLDKCIGCHTCSVTCKQAWTNRTGVEYVWFNNVETRPGLGYPRTYQDQERWQGGWVRTTKGKLKLRAGGRLKKLATIFSNPVLPSIHDYYEPWTYEYDMLLSAPQGPHTPVARPTSLLTGKDMTISWSANWDDDLAGSTTTMADDPVLQHMSEHVATELDKTFMFYLPRICEHCLNPACVASCPSGAMYKRAEDGIVLVDQDQCRGWRMCVTGCPYKKVYFNHKTGKAEKCTLCYPRIEVGLPTVCSETCVGRLRYLGLVLYDADKVTQAASVADEHDLLAAQRAVFLDPNDPAVIAAARQEGIPEDWITAAQHSPIWDLITRYEVALPLHPEYRTLPMVWYIPPLSPVVDVVAASGNDGEDGRTLFAAISKLRIPLEYLAGLFTAGDTAPVERVLRRLAAMRSYMRDLNLGHEPDEHTATAVGMTGAEIQEMYRLLAIAKYEDRYVIPTAHTEIARELDELSCSLDYDGGPGMGGMGLTGGGPFGETSGSPVPVAVENFHVLQARQTADSPYGPSTPGRVNLLNWDGNGRPPGLFPPGEDATTGGTGAGTGTGGVTPGCPGSLPGGRQDARHDTIPGPSTPGRPAAGPAGGPAPGNGPGVEPDGGTR, from the coding sequence GTGCGGGTGATGGCGCAGATGTCGATGGTGATGAACCTGGACAAGTGCATCGGGTGTCACACGTGCTCGGTCACGTGCAAGCAGGCCTGGACGAACCGGACCGGGGTCGAGTATGTGTGGTTCAACAACGTCGAGACCCGTCCCGGGCTGGGGTACCCGCGCACCTACCAGGACCAGGAACGCTGGCAGGGCGGCTGGGTCCGGACCACGAAGGGCAAGCTGAAGCTGCGCGCCGGGGGCCGGTTGAAGAAGCTCGCCACGATCTTCTCCAACCCCGTCCTGCCCTCCATCCACGACTACTACGAACCGTGGACGTACGAGTACGACATGCTCCTGTCGGCCCCCCAGGGCCCCCACACCCCCGTCGCCCGCCCCACGTCGCTGCTGACGGGCAAGGACATGACCATCTCCTGGTCGGCGAACTGGGACGACGACCTCGCCGGCTCCACCACCACCATGGCCGACGACCCGGTCCTGCAGCACATGTCCGAGCACGTCGCGACCGAGCTCGACAAGACGTTCATGTTCTACCTGCCCCGCATCTGCGAGCACTGCCTCAACCCCGCCTGCGTCGCGTCCTGCCCCTCCGGCGCCATGTACAAGCGGGCCGAGGACGGCATCGTCCTCGTGGACCAGGACCAGTGCCGCGGGTGGCGCATGTGCGTCACCGGCTGCCCCTACAAGAAGGTCTACTTCAACCACAAGACCGGCAAAGCCGAGAAATGCACCCTGTGCTACCCCCGCATCGAGGTCGGCCTGCCCACCGTGTGCTCCGAGACCTGCGTCGGACGCCTGCGCTACCTCGGCCTCGTCCTGTACGACGCCGACAAGGTCACCCAAGCCGCGAGCGTGGCGGACGAGCACGACCTCCTCGCCGCCCAACGCGCCGTCTTCCTCGACCCGAACGACCCCGCCGTCATCGCCGCCGCACGACAAGAGGGCATCCCCGAGGACTGGATCACCGCCGCCCAACACTCCCCCATCTGGGACCTCATCACCCGCTACGAGGTCGCCCTGCCCCTGCACCCCGAGTACCGCACCCTGCCCATGGTCTGGTACATCCCACCCCTGTCCCCCGTCGTCGACGTCGTGGCCGCCTCCGGCAACGACGGCGAAGACGGACGCACCCTGTTCGCCGCCATCTCGAAGCTGCGCATCCCCCTGGAATACCTCGCCGGACTCTTCACCGCCGGCGACACCGCCCCCGTCGAACGCGTCCTACGCCGCCTGGCCGCCATGCGCTCCTACATGCGCGACCTCAACCTCGGCCACGAACCCGACGAACACACCGCCACCGCCGTCGGCATGACCGGCGCCGAGATCCAAGAGATGTACCGCCTCCTCGCGATCGCGAAGTACGAAGACCGGTACGTCATCCCCACCGCCCACACCGAGATCGCCCGCGAGCTCGACGAGCTGTCCTGCTCCCTCGACTACGACGGCGGCCCCGGCATGGGCGGCATGGGCCTCACCGGCGGCGGCCCGTTCGGCGAGACGTCGGGGAGCCCGGTGCCCGTCGCGGTCGAGAACTTCCACGTCCTCCAGGCGCGCCAGACGGCGGACTCGCCGTACGGGCCCTCGACACCGGGCCGCGTGAACCTCCTCAACTGGGACGGCAACGGCCGCCCGCCCGGGCTCTTCCCGCCGGGCGAGGACGCGACGACCGGCGGGACCGGCGCGGGTACCGGGACCGGCGGCGTCACGCCCGGGTGCCCCGGTTCGCTGCCCGGGGGTCGGCAGGACGCGCGCCACGACACGATCCCCGGCCCGTCGACGCCCGGTCGACCGGCGGCCGGACCGGCGGGCGGACCGGCACCCGGGAACGGGCCTGGCGTCGAGCCCGACGGGGGCACCCGATGA
- a CDS encoding MoaD/ThiS family protein, protein MVTVRYFAGARDAAGTETESVDATTAGELHAALVARHPALADVLPRCSLLVGGIRASTDATPIGTDETVDVLPPFAGG, encoded by the coding sequence ATGGTGACCGTCCGCTACTTCGCCGGGGCGCGCGACGCCGCCGGCACCGAGACGGAGAGCGTCGACGCGACGACGGCCGGCGAGCTGCACGCCGCGCTCGTCGCCCGCCACCCCGCCCTGGCGGACGTGCTCCCCCGCTGCTCGCTCCTCGTCGGCGGCATCCGCGCGTCCACCGACGCCACCCCGATCGGCACGGACGAGACGGTCGACGTCCTGCCCCCGTTCGCAGGCGGCTGA
- a CDS encoding MogA/MoaB family molybdenum cofactor biosynthesis protein: protein MSQATGPAADATVAVVTVSDRCSRGEAEDRSGPLLAGLLEAAGWPVVTDLVPDGVASVRDAVDRAVAGGARVVLTTGGTGVGPRDLTPEGTREVLAQELPGVAEELRRRGAAHVPAAVLSRGLAGIASGPEGRVLVVNLPGSTGGVRDGWAVLEPLLPHVLTQLDGGDH from the coding sequence ATGAGCCAAGCCACCGGACCGGCCGCGGACGCGACCGTCGCCGTCGTCACCGTGTCCGACCGCTGCTCGCGCGGCGAGGCGGAGGACCGCTCGGGACCGCTCCTCGCGGGGCTCCTGGAGGCGGCGGGCTGGCCGGTCGTCACGGACCTCGTGCCCGACGGCGTCGCCTCCGTCCGCGATGCCGTCGACCGGGCCGTGGCCGGGGGAGCGCGCGTCGTGCTCACGACCGGCGGGACCGGCGTCGGGCCGCGCGACCTCACGCCCGAGGGGACGCGCGAGGTCCTGGCGCAGGAGCTCCCCGGCGTCGCGGAGGAGCTGCGCCGGCGCGGCGCCGCGCACGTGCCGGCCGCCGTGCTGTCGCGCGGGCTCGCGGGGATCGCGTCGGGCCCGGAGGGCCGGGTGCTCGTCGTGAACCTGCCCGGCTCGACGGGCGGCGTGCGCGACGGCTGGGCGGTCCTGGAGCCGCTCCTCCCGCACGTCCTCACCCAGCTCGACGGCGGCGACCACTGA
- a CDS encoding GNAT family N-acetyltransferase, whose amino-acid sequence MSETTTRAGVRVAVEDLAAEDVLALLQEHLDEMHATSPPESVHALDAERLRAPDITFVTARSADGGLLGCGALKQHDATLGELKSMRTTAAARGRGVAATVLAHLLDVARNRGLDRVSLETGAEDYFAPARRLYARHGFVPCAPFADYTDDPNSTYMSRTL is encoded by the coding sequence GTGAGCGAGACGACGACCCGGGCGGGCGTGCGCGTCGCCGTCGAGGACCTGGCGGCCGAGGACGTGCTGGCGCTGCTGCAGGAGCACCTGGACGAGATGCACGCGACGTCGCCGCCGGAGAGCGTGCACGCGCTGGACGCGGAGCGGCTGCGCGCGCCGGACATCACCTTCGTCACCGCGCGCTCCGCGGACGGCGGTCTCCTGGGGTGCGGTGCGCTCAAGCAGCACGACGCGACGCTGGGCGAGCTCAAGTCCATGCGCACGACGGCGGCCGCGCGGGGCCGGGGCGTCGCCGCGACGGTCCTCGCGCACCTGCTCGACGTCGCACGCAACCGTGGGCTCGACCGCGTGAGCCTGGAGACGGGCGCGGAGGACTACTTCGCGCCCGCGCGTCGCCTCTACGCGCGCCACGGGTTCGTGCCGTGCGCACCGTTCGCCGACTACACGGACGACCCGAACAGCACGTACATGTCTCGCACCCTCTGA
- a CDS encoding helix-turn-helix transcriptional regulator, producing MPHFRIREAASLLGVSDDTVRRWVDAGELAASVDDAGRKVVEGAELARFAVAQSHPTPDPSGVARSARNRFVGIVTGVVSDTVMSQVEMLCGGQRVVSLMSTEAVRELRLEPGSLAVAVVKATTVIVETPGGAA from the coding sequence ATGCCGCATTTTCGGATTCGAGAGGCCGCGAGCCTGCTCGGGGTGAGCGACGACACCGTCCGTCGGTGGGTCGACGCCGGCGAGCTCGCGGCGAGCGTCGACGACGCCGGGCGCAAGGTCGTCGAGGGCGCGGAGCTCGCGCGCTTCGCCGTCGCGCAGTCGCACCCGACGCCCGACCCGTCCGGCGTCGCCCGCTCGGCGCGCAACCGGTTCGTCGGGATCGTGACGGGCGTCGTGAGCGACACCGTGATGTCCCAGGTCGAGATGCTCTGCGGGGGCCAGCGCGTGGTCTCGCTCATGAGCACCGAGGCCGTGCGCGAGCTGCGCCTCGAGCCCGGGAGCCTGGCCGTCGCGGTCGTCAAGGCGACGACCGTCATCGTCGAGACCCCGGGAGGAGCCGCGTGA
- the narI gene encoding respiratory nitrate reductase subunit gamma yields the protein MSGVSTGEILLWVVFPYVTFAVFVVGSVWRYRYDKFGWTTRSSELYEKRLLRLGSPLFHFGLLFVILGHLMGLVIPTSWTEAVGIQEVAYHFVATYMGSIAAVALVAGLLILVYRRRTTGPVFRATTRMDKTMYVFLAASILLGSWATVQTQLLAGGHGYDYRETISPWFRSLWYLQPQPALMEGVPAAFQLHIVAANLLFILWPFTRLVHAFSAPVPYLFRPYVVYRSREASVAARAPRPGWDPSERPRGR from the coding sequence ATGAGCGGGGTGAGCACGGGCGAGATCCTGCTGTGGGTCGTGTTCCCGTACGTGACGTTCGCGGTGTTCGTCGTGGGCTCGGTCTGGCGGTACCGGTACGACAAGTTCGGCTGGACCACGCGGTCGAGCGAGCTCTACGAGAAGCGGCTCCTGCGGCTCGGCTCCCCGCTCTTCCACTTCGGGCTGCTGTTCGTGATCCTCGGGCACCTCATGGGCCTCGTCATCCCCACGTCGTGGACGGAGGCGGTGGGCATCCAGGAGGTCGCCTACCACTTCGTCGCCACGTACATGGGGTCGATCGCGGCGGTCGCGCTCGTCGCCGGGCTGCTCATCCTCGTCTACCGGCGCCGCACCACCGGTCCCGTCTTCCGCGCGACGACGCGCATGGACAAGACGATGTACGTGTTCCTCGCGGCGTCGATCCTGCTCGGGTCGTGGGCGACCGTGCAGACGCAGCTCCTCGCCGGCGGCCACGGGTACGACTACCGAGAGACGATCTCCCCCTGGTTCCGGTCGCTGTGGTACCTCCAGCCGCAGCCCGCGCTCATGGAGGGCGTGCCCGCGGCGTTCCAGCTCCACATCGTCGCCGCCAACCTGCTGTTCATCCTGTGGCCGTTCACGCGGCTCGTGCACGCGTTCTCCGCGCCGGTGCCCTACCTGTTCCGCCCGTACGTGGTGTACCGGTCGCGCGAGGCGTCGGTCGCCGCGCGCGCCCCGCGGCCCGGCTGGGACCCCTCGGAGCGCCCGCGCGGACGGTGA